AACAAGATTAGGGGCTATTCCCCGGGTATGCATTTCAGTAAGAAGATCCCCTAATTTACTCAGTTTTCTAGACTTGAAAATTCCACTAATAAGAGAATTATACATTCCAACTGTAGGAAGAATTGCTTCCCTTTCCATCTTATCTTTAAACTTAAAAGCTTCATCAATTTCTCCAATTCTACAATACCCATCACTCAGGATTCTATATGTTATTCCATCTGGTAAGCACCCTAGTTCCATCGTTTTTCCAAATATCTCTTTTGCATCATCCATTTTCCCAAATTTACACAGTCCATTAATCATTGTATTACAAACAACCCTATTTTTGGAAAAGCCCCTTGCTAAAATACTTTTCCAAAATCCTAAAGCACTTTCAACATCTCCCATCTTGAAAAACACCCCAAGCAGTGTACAACAACCAACCTCATCAGGGGTCAACCCTTTTTTCAGCATCATACGCCAAAGGCACAAAGCATCATTAAAGGCACCTGCACAGCATAAACCCTTGAGAAGGGTATTGTAAGTTAGAACACTTGGTTCAATTCCTTCTTGAAGCATTTCATCACAAAGCTTGAAAGCCTTGCTCATATGCCCCACCCTACAATACCCGTCAACAAGAGTGTTATAACTAAATGAATCTGGCTTTATTTTCCAATCATCCATACACATGAAAATCCTCTCTGCTTCATGAGTTTTACCGACCTTACAATACCCGTTGATCAATGAATTGCAAACAAACAAATTCGTCTTCAGTCCCATTTTTAACATCTCTTCTTGAATCCTTAAAGCATCATCAATTTTACCAACTTTACAGTAACCATCTAACAGCACACCATAAGCATAAGCATCTACCACCATCAACTCCTCTTCCATCTCTTTAATCACCTTCTCTGCTTCTTCCATCTCACAATTTTTACAGTAACCTTTGACCAACATTGTATACGTTACGACATTCCTTGAAATCCCTTTTTCAATCATCAACTTCATCACCTTTTTCGCTCCCTCCATATCTCCCAAGCTAACAAACCCATCAATCAAACTATTATAACTAACCACATTCAAGTCGAAACCTGaattctccatttctttcacAAACTCTACCGCTCTATTTACTCTCCCTTCCTTACAATACGCATTAGCAATAATGGAACACGTAAAAACATCTGGCATGATCCCAATCCTAATCATCTGCTCATAAACGAGTAAAGCCGTGTAACTTTCTCTATTCTTAACCAAATTACTCAGCAAAGAATTACACGACTTTAAACTAGGGACACGACCGTACTTCCCCATATTATCGAACACATTCAGAGCATCCTTGATCAATCCGTTTTCAGCAAAAATTTTCAGTAACATATCGAAAACCAAGGGTGAAAATCTAAATTCATTATAAACCCTGACGATTTCATTCCAAATTAAATAAGAAGAGCTATTGTTCTTACATGAAGCGACCAGTTCGGATAAATACGCTCTGGTTTCATCGTACATGCGAGCTCGGGACAAGATGTGGACGATTTTGCAATACGAAGTGAGGTTGGGCCGGAACTTTTGTTGCCTAGAAGCTAATTTGAAGAAATACAGGGAggattttgggtttaatttgaGGTTTTGGAGGACGGAATCGAGGAGGTCATCGGAGAAGTCGAAAGAGAGGTCGTTGAGGGCGTTGTAACGGCCTAGGATGAGGAGTCGGGTGATCCTGGAGAGGATTTCGGGTCGGGCAAGTTTGTATTCGTCCCGGAGTTTCCAGTAAAGAGGAGAGGACGCGTGGAAGGATTTGAGTGGGTGGTGGAGATGAGAAAGTAGAGGAGGACGGTGGAGACGAGAGTGCCTGAACATTGGTTTAAAGTTTCTCAGTTACGGACTAATATCAGCATTTCCGGCCGCCGGCGATGAAACAGATATAGCATTCCGAGGTCATGGGTGATGAGCGATGACCGGGAATATGAACAATTTTTGTAGCCAGCAAATTCTGCTTCAGTTTTCATGACTGGAATAGAGAAGATATTAGGCATTCGAGTTGGACACGGTAGTTGAAGACTTGGAAGTCGATTAGGTTCGGTTGGGCCGTTTGGCAGGAAATGCAATGGGCTTTTGGGTTCGGATATACGTTTGTTAAACTGAAAACTTAAGAATTTTCCGACAAACATATGGGCCGAAGTAAAAGTAAGTTTGTTTGTACTTTGTTGTTAGGATAAATTATCAAAAGGGTCAGTTTTGTTTgtctcaagttatattttagttatttatatttaaaatgttatgttttaatcacttacgttattattttgttacgaaatggTCACTCTACCTTAAAATCAGTTACCTCACAAACAATAGTCTAACGTGAcagttaaaatgagttttaaatgccaacgtGAATGTCCAACCaactaaattaattgattttttaattaaataaattaaataaatttaattttataaattaattaaaggaaaatgttaatttggtttcccgaaaaaaatcaaaactagtCTAAGCCCTAAATTCAAAAAGCCCTTggtctcctttttcttttaattttcgtttccattttgattgaaaaaaccatccattttcatattcatcTTTGTTGAATTGAAATAGTAGCAATCCAATTGAGTACTCCATCAATCGTTtggatttatttattcaaaatggaaaaacaaaTGATCGATTCAATGGGGAGTCTAAGCATGGATTACAGTCAAAATTGAGTGCAAAAATAACTTAACaaaagtgaccattttgtaacaaaataataacgtaagtgactaaaacgtaacatttcaaacataaatgactaaaatataacctgagacaaataaaagtgactattttagtaatttaccCTTGTTGTTATCTTTTGTATTGTTTCTGTCTAGCGGGAAACTCGGATGAATTTTGCATGGTTTGCCACGGCTTGCTCTAACAGGTTTCAATCCTGTACAAGGATTTTACCAAAGACTAGTGACTGAATATTCACACATTCATTTTTTTCTGGCATGGTTTGAGCAAGTACAATAGATTCATTTTAAGAgtttaatgatttaaaaaaaaagagttagaaatctaattaaaatttttacgagattaataaaaattttcagaaGTTTTAAgagcttaattaatttatttttaaaaataaaagatataatgagagttttaaaaaattgatcaaaattttctaaaaattttaaaagatgaaaaatttccaaaattttgtaACAACGGTGGCCCCTGCAGAGATACATACATAAATTCCTTTGGTTGATAAGCTTTAGCTATGTGTCTCGCGATTTACACTTCCCTAGCCTACCAGTTAGTGCTAATATTGAGAAACATTGTACAGAAACTGTTCTTAAACTTGCAAACAAAATTTGTGTTTTGCATATTTGTTGTTTGATTGGGGTAGAGATTTTGACTAATTCCTACTAGGCTCGAGAAGTAAACACCGCCCACACGCCCCATAAACTAGGCAAAAGTAATGGTCCTTGTAAGCTTCAATGATACTGAAACATGAATAGGATTTGATATCCAAATCCCATGTCCCAGTCCACACGCTATCTGGAATCACGGGTTTGTTCTGGACTGTGGATCCAATCATATTTTGACATTGTATGAATACTGCTAACAAGAGTGTGTCCAGGAGCAGCATATTTTAAGTTACAACCTGGGACACTAAACTAATCTAAGTGGATCctttaaaaatgtgaaatttgttttgtttctttttaacatAATATGAGGACTAGTTCTTGCACTTTTGCTAGTTTGATTATTAAACTAATGAAGCAGCCTCAAAGAGTGGACAAAAACAACTTTGTAGCTTTCTTAGGGCGTTGCCATTTGAGTCAACCAAACTCTAATTTATCTGTATTTTTTTATGATCCTTAAAACGCGTTTTATTCCAGCATTAATCCCTGCAGGCAGCAACTAGCAAGCATTCTTCAAGTTCCGTCTCTAACCAACAAACCATGTGCAACTTCACCATGAATCTGTTCCTTTTATGCTTCCTCATACTTGATGTTTTCATTCTATACATAAATGCTCAACAAAACTACTCAGGGAACTCAGCTTTGGAGTGCGATAACATCGATGAATCAGGCACTTCTTCAGCATTTCTTTACACTTGCAATGGCCAAGATCGAAATTGCCAAGCCTTTCTTATCTATAAGGCTCAACCTCCTTTTAACTCAGTTCCCAGCATTTCGGTTCTCATGTCTTCGGACCCGGCTGAGATTGCTAGCATCAATAATGTAACTGAGGATGCAAAGTTCCCAACCGGGAAAGAGGTGATCATCCCTGTAAGCTGTTTTTGTTTAGGCCGGTATTATCAGGCAAACACCACGTTTAACATCTCAAGCATCCATGGCACGTATTATACTGTAGGAACTGAGGCATACCAGGGATTAACCACATGCAGTTCCCTTATACGAGCTAATCCACAAAGCAAATACAAATTGGTTcctggaattgaattgaaagttcCACTTCGATGTGCATGTCCAACGAGTAATCAAACCGAGAGTGGAACAAAGTATCTAGTGACTTATTCTTTCAGCTTCGGGGATGCTATTGCAGATATAGGTGATAGATTCAATGTGAGCAAAAAGAGAATTGATGATGCAAATGGTTTGGAAGAGTTGCAACTTCCTAACCCTTTCACAACAATCCTAATTCCTCTGCCAACAGCACCTTCAAGCTCCCAAACCATAATTCACAAGGATCAGCCACTTGATCCACCTCTTCCATTTGAAGAATACTCGAAAAGCAGCAATGGATTGAAGCAGAAATTGTATGGAGTTGGAGTTGCAGCAGGTTGCTTTTTGCTTCTTCTTATCATCATCTTGTTCACTGCTGTTAAGTTCAATAAGAAAAAGGACGGAGTTCTTCAAATTGGCAATGAAAGAAGTACAAATTATGTATTACCAGCTGACCTCCGTATTGAAATTGCAAGATTCGACCGAGGTTTAAGAGTGTTTACATTTAAGGAGATCAAGAAGGCTACATGGAATTTCAGTTCTAAGTATAGAATCAATGGTTCTGTCTATTCAGGCAGTTTCGGTGGGAAGATCCTGGCTGTTAAAATAATGAGACGAAATGCATCCAAGGTGGTACAATTGCTGAAGAACATCAATCATTTCAATCTGATCAAGCTTCAAGGTGTATGTGAAAACCATGTAGTTTTCTATCTTCTTTTTGAGTATATGGAAAAAGGGTCTCTAAGGGATTGGCTTTGCAATCAAAGCGCTGACGAGGTTGGATGCTGGACGAGGAGGATTCAGATTGCTTTGGATGTTGCTAATGGGCTTCACTATCTTCACAGTTTCACCAAACCTGCCTATGTACATGGGGACATCAACAGCAGCAATATTCTGCTAAACGGTGGTTTAAGGGCCAAAATTGCAAACTTCAGCCTTGCAAGAGAAGTGGCGAGTGAAACGAGCAGTGTCACTTTTAGAACTCGGGTTACAGGGACTAGAGGTTATCTGGCACCAGAGTTTGCACAGACAGGTCAGGTTACTTCCAAGATTGATGTCTTTGCTTTTGGGCTTGTGCTATTGGAACTGATCACCGGAAAATATGCCACCATTACGCAAGATAGAAGAGAAATACTGCTATTCAAAACCGTTGTTTCCATCATGGAAAAAGATAACGCAGAAGCTGAGATCCATTCCTTCATTGATCCTAGGCTAAAATGTGAGAGCCGGACAGAGTTGGCCCTGCGGATGGCTCAATTAAGCGTAGCCTGCTTGACAGAAGAACCAACAAAGACACCATGCATGGAGGAAGTAGTGTCAGTTCTGTCCAAAATGCGAGCAGATATATGTAAATAGGAGCCATTGTCAATttacatgaaatgaaatttctttataatgaaatgattaaataaatttgttctcAAGGTGGGTCTAAAGACAaaaataactaattataaaaaaaatgaagaatggCATTGAAAGCCACAAGGAATGAAAATTGGTAATGCTTCTAAAACTACACTTCAGAGATATGAAAATGATCGTATGTGCTCGGGCCTTTGGTTCTAAAAGGAAAAGGCCGAGCTTTATCTCTTCAAAAAAATGGAAACGTGTTTGAGAATTTGGGGCTTGGGATTTCAATGAGGGAACCTCCCTGTCATCCGAATATGTTCAAGGGTATTTCTAAGACCATATTTATAAACTGCCTGATGGCCTGCTCTGAAACCATCTCCATATACAGGGGAAGCATCTGATTCGATTTGGTGCTTAAAGAACTCCCCAAGCTTCCTCTCGAGTTGAGATCTTTTGCCCTTTTTTAATCTACTGCTTGAAGACGATGACGAAGTCCATGCACCGTTGCTGTCTGAAGCAGAGTCGAACTGGGTAAGTAACCACATGTGTGCCAATACCTGACAAATACCCTCCTCAACATCCTGACTAAGAGTCCGGAAACCTAACAGACAAACAGCATGTCTCACCGTTAGTGTCTCCAAATGGAGAAAGATAACATGTCATTTTACTACTTATTAAGACGGGAAATGGAATGCACCTTGAAGTCGCATCCATGCATGCATCATCTCATGGGCTAAGATTGACCCAGTCAATAACCTGCATATTCAAGATTTTCATGTTTGCATCAAATACATCAACCTTACTTAAAGTTGCAGTACTAAGAGCAATCAAAATTTGCATCAACTCCTACTGATATGCATGCTTTGTATAAGCGCAAGAAGGATTTGATAAATTAGAAAGACAAAGGAGAGGCTATAGGACTATAATTCTTTAATTCAGTCGCCATTGACTGAATGAGAATAAACTCAAATGCAAAAGCAATTAAGGCAAATAAAACAATACCTTGGCAGGCCATAAAGAATGAGAATTGCAGTCACATCACATCGACGAGTTAATTTGTACGGCTCTGTTATCATGTCCATAGAACGATTTCCTGTCCCCAATCTTGGTCGCCTTCGGATCTGATGATTTCAGGTCGAAGATAGTAAGAAactttgagaaatagaaaaacgaACAATGAACATTTTGAAGTTATCAAACATTAGCAAAATAGAATTCCATATATTCTTACAGTGCTGACAGTTTGTTCCTCGGAAAGGCAGAGTCCTCTAGTCTCTGGCATATGATAATGGCCCTGCCCAAGATGAAGCTTTTAGAATGCAATCATATTAAGAAGAGTCAAATAACTGCTTGTGAGCATTCCCATCAAGCATTCAACATGAAATTTCCATGACATCTCTAGAAGCATGCTCACAGTGCTTCCATAGCAGTCAGACATGACGACTGAAAACAGATATTCTGCAGTAACATCTTATATAGCTAAGAAGAACAGTCCTAGAAAATACTTTTGATGTCATTATTTCAGCATTTTTGTCCTTACGTTCTTTTCTCCCTCTCTGGCATCATTCAAAGCTTGCCTTTCAACCAGGAGTAAGGGAACTTGCTGCTCCACTTTCATATCTAAgctttcataaaattcttgtatATCCAGATAAAGGGGTTGGCATTGCTTAGTATCCATAACTGCAGAGTCCAGACACTCTAGGCAGAGCTTCCGCCCATCATTAAGGGCAACATATCCCGTGTCGTGTGGCTGCATATGATGAGCAAATGCGTCAagctttttctcttcttctcagAAATAGTAGAAGGGTTTGGAAACTTAAATACACTTAGAAAGATGTGCATGTTTTCATCATACTCACCTCCATTCGTTCACAGCTGCAGCATCGTGGAGTACCGTCATGCTCATGAGAAGGGCAGTACTTTTGCATCCAAAAAGGATGTGCCCTATATTCAATAAGACCAGCAGGGTTTGTTGAAATCTGTCAAGAGATGAGTGAGCGCATAAGAGCATTAGAGTCACTTTTTTTTCCCCTCTCTCTATTTCAAAACTGCTTAAAAACGGTACAGGATAGAAGATTTGGACATGCTATGCATACAGAGGTTTCCTGTATTTTGTAGTTTTTGTAATTCCCATTCTACTACGTCCAACTGTTAAAACTTCGAACTATATCCAAGGATACCAACCATAAACTATACTTCAGTGAGGCTATATTACATGATATTGATAAGCATTTGTATGACCAGATTTATTTAGCACTTGAAATTCATTATTAGgtaagaaaaactaaaaaaaacatactTGTGATTTGGCATTACCATAAGTTTACTATCGACATATATAATAAGTAAACTGAAATATGCAGCAAATCACATGACTTGAAAACTTCATGCATCGAATGAATTAAAAGCAATACAAATTTATAACAAAGCGAATGTCAAACCAATGCAAGAAAAAAAGCTTACAAAGTGGTTGCAGACATCGCATTTTGGATGGTACTGCTCCTTGTAGCAAGATTTATGAAAACGGTAATTACCAGACATAGAGAACTGCACAAGAAAGCATAAATCTAAATTAGCTTATTCATCAATCAAACATCTAGTGTAGGAACCACATATGGTAACATTGGTAGCCATCAAAATTTGTACCTCATAATCAGAAATTGGGAGATTGCAAGCATGGCAACGGAAACATTCTGGATGCCAAAATGCACTGAGGCAATTTAGAAATCTTCCGCAACCAATCTCGGTATTGCAACCCGCACAAATcctactaaaaataaataagttcgTCAAGGGAGCAAAATGATATGGAATCTATGCTAGCAAATGTCTTTGCACGAAATGCAGCATAACTGATGCCAATGAAAGACGAAAGATAACTTAAGAGGCgcaataattcatatttaaaccttattaaatgAGCTGGTATGAAATAGTTATAGTAGTTAATGGCATATTATGTACCTGTATCCCGTTGGAAAATGGACTGGCATAGGTTGATAAGTATTTACATTTTCGTATTGTGGAGGAGGTTCAAAGTTCAAGCTTTCTTGTATAGCTCTTGCAAGTTGCTCATCATCCTCTAGTTGAGATTTATCATCTATCCAATAATTTAAGAAACTTAATAATTCGAATTATGACATGTTAGATAATAAGTAGGAAAGAAGATAAACATTTTATTGGGAACTTGTGGCTCATGCCATATGGTACAACTGACAAGAACATTGACATAAAAACCAGGAAGACATGCTACACACCTTTTACCCTTCTCCCCTTCTGACTTTCCTCGAGAAGAGATAGGGCAATAGCACGATCTATCTCTTCATTCTCATGCTCCCTCCAAGCATCCTACATTCAAGGTTGAGACCAAGTTATAACAGAAAATATATTAGAAGCGATAACTAAAGTAACTCAAATAATCGAATTGGTCAATTCCTTGATGCAACTACTGTTTTACAATCTAATTGGCCATATATTTACTATGCAACTTTGCCAAGAGCCACTAAGTGATTTTATGCGTTTCACACCAGTGGCATTACAGGAAACAGGACgggatcaaatcataaaaatagTAGAGAACATAGAAAGGGAAACTGAAAACAGTAACAGATGTAAATACCCCAGAGCCTGAAGGTGCATAAAATTGACGATCCTCGGCATAATGTCCATGATAATGTCCCTCTGAAGATTTATGGGCACACCCcttaaaaacttttttaatcCAATTCATAATGCAGAATGTTATCTGCtcataatcaataaaatttccaCCTGCAAATAGAACATACATTCAAACACAGATATGGCAAGATCTGCATAAGTTTTTTTAATGCAGTAAATATAAGATATAAGCCAAAATGAAGTTACACAATTCATGCTAAGGTAGATGAGATAAAAAATGGTTACTTCTAAGTTCTAATTGAAGAAATGAACAAAACTTGACAGAAGATTCAGCATTCCAATATCAAACATTATTAAAGaagcaaaaaaatataattggaAAAAATGCTAGTAACCGCTATTGTGTTGACTATTGAGCCAAAACAATTAGTAAGGAATACGATCAAAGTGGATTAAAAGCAGCCAAGAACAGAAGAATACAAAAACAACAGGGGTTCATGCATAACGAACAATTGCCTACAAAAAGTTGCATCAATTCAGCCGCATTTGTCTTCAATGCAAGTCAACCCAGGATCAATGATTGCAATCAAAATCACCCACCTGGCATTATTCAACCCCAGAATGTTTAATCTAAAAACGAGTGAAAAAACGCATCAAATTTCTCGCTAGACCCAATTGAATATAAGGAGAGAGagcccaaaaagaaaaacagattCTTTCCAGCTTAGGATGACCGCAAAATCCAGGACATGTAACGAGGGAATTACAG
This sequence is a window from Gossypium raimondii isolate GPD5lz chromosome 5, ASM2569854v1, whole genome shotgun sequence. Protein-coding genes within it:
- the LOC105769291 gene encoding putative pentatricopeptide repeat-containing protein At1g19290, whose translation is MFRHSRLHRPPLLSHLHHPLKSFHASSPLYWKLRDEYKLARPEILSRITRLLILGRYNALNDLSFDFSDDLLDSVLQNLKLNPKSSLYFFKLASRQQKFRPNLTSYCKIVHILSRARMYDETRAYLSELVASCKNNSSSYLIWNEIVRVYNEFRFSPLVFDMLLKIFAENGLIKDALNVFDNMGKYGRVPSLKSCNSLLSNLVKNRESYTALLVYEQMIRIGIMPDVFTCSIIANAYCKEGRVNRAVEFVKEMENSGFDLNVVSYNSLIDGFVSLGDMEGAKKVMKLMIEKGISRNVVTYTMLVKGYCKNCEMEEAEKVIKEMEEELMVVDAYAYGVLLDGYCKVGKIDDALRIQEEMLKMGLKTNLFVCNSLINGYCKVGKTHEAERIFMCMDDWKIKPDSFSYNTLVDGYCRVGHMSKAFKLCDEMLQEGIEPSVLTYNTLLKGLCCAGAFNDALCLWRMMLKKGLTPDEVGCCTLLGVFFKMGDVESALGFWKSILARGFSKNRVVCNTMINGLCKFGKMDDAKEIFGKTMELGCLPDGITYRILSDGYCRIGEIDEAFKFKDKMEREAILPTVGMYNSLISGIFKSRKLSKLGDLLTEMHTRGIAPNLVTYGALISGWCDVGNLNKAFGIFFEMTERGFAPNIKICSKVVSCLYRLGRIDDANILLQKMVGTDPLLAHTGLDSLRANVSCLNIQNIANTIDENAKCFALPNNVVYNIAITGLCKSGKVDDARRFFLALLQQGFNPDNFTYTTLIHGYSASGDVNEAFRLRDEMLKVDLKPNIVTYNALINGLCKSGNLDRARRLFDKLPLKGLAPNAVTYYTLIDGYLKVGKTFEASSLTEKMIEEGISPSLATNSALVSGLREQEEKEKAMKLLAA
- the LOC105769293 gene encoding protein DA1 isoform X1; protein product: MQLFVGNCSLCMNPCCFCGNFIDYEQITFCIMNWIKKVFKGCAHKSSEGHYHGHYAEDRQFYAPSGSGDAWREHENEEIDRAIALSLLEESQKGRRVKDDKSQLEDDEQLARAIQESLNFEPPPQYENVNTYQPMPVHFPTGYSRICAGCNTEIGCGRFLNCLSAFWHPECFRCHACNLPISDYEFSMSGNYRFHKSCYKEQYHPKCDVCNHFISTNPAGLIEYRAHPFWMQKYCPSHEHDGTPRCCSCERMEPHDTGYVALNDGRKLCLECLDSAVMDTKQCQPLYLDIQEFYESLDMKVEQQVPLLLVERQALNDAREGEKNGHYHMPETRGLCLSEEQTVSTIRRRPRLGTGNRSMDMITEPYKLTRRCDVTAILILYGLPRLLTGSILAHEMMHAWMRLQGFRTLSQDVEEGICQVLAHMWLLTQFDSASDSNGAWTSSSSSSSRLKKGKRSQLERKLGEFFKHQIESDASPVYGDGFRAGHQAVYKYGLRNTLEHIRMTGRFPH
- the LOC105769292 gene encoding protein LYK5, whose translation is MCNFTMNLFLLCFLILDVFILYINAQQNYSGNSALECDNIDESGTSSAFLYTCNGQDRNCQAFLIYKAQPPFNSVPSISVLMSSDPAEIASINNVTEDAKFPTGKEVIIPVSCFCLGRYYQANTTFNISSIHGTYYTVGTEAYQGLTTCSSLIRANPQSKYKLVPGIELKVPLRCACPTSNQTESGTKYLVTYSFSFGDAIADIGDRFNVSKKRIDDANGLEELQLPNPFTTILIPLPTAPSSSQTIIHKDQPLDPPLPFEEYSKSSNGLKQKLYGVGVAAGCFLLLLIIILFTAVKFNKKKDGVLQIGNERSTNYVLPADLRIEIARFDRGLRVFTFKEIKKATWNFSSKYRINGSVYSGSFGGKILAVKIMRRNASKVVQLLKNINHFNLIKLQGVCENHVVFYLLFEYMEKGSLRDWLCNQSADEVGCWTRRIQIALDVANGLHYLHSFTKPAYVHGDINSSNILLNGGLRAKIANFSLAREVASETSSVTFRTRVTGTRGYLAPEFAQTGQVTSKIDVFAFGLVLLELITGKYATITQDRREILLFKTVVSIMEKDNAEAEIHSFIDPRLKCESRTELALRMAQLSVACLTEEPTKTPCMEEVVSVLSKMRADICK
- the LOC105769293 gene encoding protein DA1 isoform X5, with product MNWIKKVFKGCAHKSSEGHYHGHYAEDRQFYAPSGSGDAWREHENEEIDRAIALSLLEESQKGRRVKDDKSQLEDDEQLARAIQESLNFEPPPQYENVNTYQPMPVHFPTGYSRICAGCNTEIGCGRFLNCLSAFWHPECFRCHACNLPISDYEFSMSGNYRFHKSCYKEQYHPKCDVCNHFISTNPAGLIEYRAHPFWMQKYCPSHEHDGTPRCCSCERMEPHDTGYVALNDGRKLCLECLDSAVMDTKQCQPLYLDIQEFYESLDMKVEQQVPLLLVERQALNDAREGEKNGHYHMPETRGLCLSEEQTVSTIRRRPRLGTGNRSMDMITEPYKLTRRCDVTAILILYGLPRLLTGSILAHEMMHAWMRLQGFRTLSQDVEEGICQVLAHMWLLTQFDSASDSNGAWTSSSSSSSRLKKGKRSQLERKLGEFFKHQIESDASPVYGDGFRAGHQAVYKYGLRNTLEHIRMTGRFPH
- the LOC105769293 gene encoding protein DA1 isoform X4, which translates into the protein MPGGNFIDYEQITFCIMNWIKKVFKGCAHKSSEGHYHGHYAEDRQFYAPSGSGDAWREHENEEIDRAIALSLLEESQKGRRVKDDKSQLEDDEQLARAIQESLNFEPPPQYENVNTYQPMPVHFPTGYSRICAGCNTEIGCGRFLNCLSAFWHPECFRCHACNLPISDYEFSMSGNYRFHKSCYKEQYHPKCDVCNHFISTNPAGLIEYRAHPFWMQKYCPSHEHDGTPRCCSCERMEPHDTGYVALNDGRKLCLECLDSAVMDTKQCQPLYLDIQEFYESLDMKVEQQVPLLLVERQALNDAREGEKNGHYHMPETRGLCLSEEQTVSTIRRRPRLGTGNRSMDMITEPYKLTRRCDVTAILILYGLPRLLTGSILAHEMMHAWMRLQGFRTLSQDVEEGICQVLAHMWLLTQFDSASDSNGAWTSSSSSSSRLKKGKRSQLERKLGEFFKHQIESDASPVYGDGFRAGHQAVYKYGLRNTLEHIRMTGRFPH
- the LOC105769293 gene encoding protein DA1 isoform X3, encoding MQLFVGNCGNFIDYEQITFCIMNWIKKVFKGCAHKSSEGHYHGHYAEDRQFYAPSGSGDAWREHENEEIDRAIALSLLEESQKGRRVKDDKSQLEDDEQLARAIQESLNFEPPPQYENVNTYQPMPVHFPTGYSRICAGCNTEIGCGRFLNCLSAFWHPECFRCHACNLPISDYEFSMSGNYRFHKSCYKEQYHPKCDVCNHFISTNPAGLIEYRAHPFWMQKYCPSHEHDGTPRCCSCERMEPHDTGYVALNDGRKLCLECLDSAVMDTKQCQPLYLDIQEFYESLDMKVEQQVPLLLVERQALNDAREGEKNGHYHMPETRGLCLSEEQTVSTIRRRPRLGTGNRSMDMITEPYKLTRRCDVTAILILYGLPRLLTGSILAHEMMHAWMRLQGFRTLSQDVEEGICQVLAHMWLLTQFDSASDSNGAWTSSSSSSSRLKKGKRSQLERKLGEFFKHQIESDASPVYGDGFRAGHQAVYKYGLRNTLEHIRMTGRFPH
- the LOC105769293 gene encoding protein DA1 isoform X2; translated protein: MQLFVGNCSLCMNPCCFCGNFIDYEQITFCIMNWIKKVFKGCAHKSSEGHYHGHYAEDRQFYAPSGSGDAWREHENEEIDRAIALSLLEESQKGRRVKDDKSQLEDDEQLARAIQESLNFEPPPQYENVNTYQPMPVHFPTGYRICAGCNTEIGCGRFLNCLSAFWHPECFRCHACNLPISDYEFSMSGNYRFHKSCYKEQYHPKCDVCNHFISTNPAGLIEYRAHPFWMQKYCPSHEHDGTPRCCSCERMEPHDTGYVALNDGRKLCLECLDSAVMDTKQCQPLYLDIQEFYESLDMKVEQQVPLLLVERQALNDAREGEKNGHYHMPETRGLCLSEEQTVSTIRRRPRLGTGNRSMDMITEPYKLTRRCDVTAILILYGLPRLLTGSILAHEMMHAWMRLQGFRTLSQDVEEGICQVLAHMWLLTQFDSASDSNGAWTSSSSSSSRLKKGKRSQLERKLGEFFKHQIESDASPVYGDGFRAGHQAVYKYGLRNTLEHIRMTGRFPH